The proteins below are encoded in one region of Manis javanica isolate MJ-LG chromosome 8, MJ_LKY, whole genome shotgun sequence:
- the BAG5 gene encoding BAG family molecular chaperone regulator 5, with protein MAAATRSRDARQSRAGARGLPYGTVAKPAAGRRTARPGVRSPASDACAAAGGRTSQRPHPGHERSRPRARPLAAGSGCGARERFSRAAAAELRASAAGSPWRGRHSACETEHSNSMDMGNQHPSITRLQEIQKEVKSIEQQVIGFSGLSDDKNYKKLERILTKQLFEIDSVDTEGKGEVQQARKRAAQETERLLKELEQNANHPHRIEIQNIFKEAQSLVKENIVPFYTGGNCVTDEFEEAIQDIILRLTHVKTGGKISLRRARYHTLTKLCAVQEIIEDCVKGQPSLPLSEDAHPAVARINSVMCEVNRARGTLIALLTGVSSNETCRHLSCVLSGLMADLDALDVCGHTEIRNYRREVVEDINKLLKYLDLEEEADTTYAFDLGQNHSILKIEKVLKRMREIKNELIQAQSPELYPSSKTELQGLIGQLDEVSVEKNPCIREARRRAVIEVQTLTTYIDLKEALEKRKLCACDEHPSHKAVWNILGNLSEIQGEVLSFDGDRTDKNYVRLEELLTKQLLALDAVDPQGEERSKAARKQAVKLAQNVLGYLDLKSDGWEY; from the exons ATGGCCGCAGCGACCCGCTCCCGCGACGCACGGCAGAGTCGCGCCGGCGCGAGGGGGCTGCCTTACGGCACGGTCGCAAAGCCGGCGGCTGGGAGGAGAACTGCGCGGCCAGGCGTGCGCTCTCCCGCGTCGGACGCGTGCGCGGCGGCGGGCGGCCGGACCTCGCAGCGGCCGCACCCCGGTCACGAGCGTTCCAGGCCTCGAGCAAGGCCGCTAGCGGCGGGGTCGGGGTGCGGCGCCCGGGAACGTTTCTCCAGGGCGGCAGCCGCGGAATTACGTGCGTCGGCGGCGGGCTCGCCATGGCGCGGGCGACACAG TGCTTGTGAAACTGAACACAGCAACAGTATGGATATGGGCAACCAACATCCTTCTATTACTAGGCTTCAGGAAATCCAAAAGGAAGTAAAAAGTATAGAACAGCAAGTCATTGGCTTCAGTGGTCTGTCAGATGACAAGAATTACAAGAAACTGGAGAGGATTCTGACAAAACAACTTTTTGAAATAGACTCTGTAGATACTGAAGGGAAAGGAGAAGTccagcaagccaggaagagagcagcGCAAGAGACAGAGCGGCTTCTCAAAGAGCTGGAGCAGAATGCGAACCACCCACACCGGATCGAAATACAGAACATCTTTAAAGAAGCCCAGTCCCTCGTGAAGGAAAACATCGTGCCATTTTATACCGGCGGCAACTGTGTAACTGATGAATTTGAAGAAGCCATCCAAGACATCATTCTGAGGCTGACACATGTTAAAACTGGAGGGAAGATCTCCTTGCGCAGAGCAAGGTATCACACTTTGACCAAACTCTGTGCGGTGCAGGAGATTATCGAAGACTGCGTGAAGGGGCAGCCTTCCCTGCCGCTCTCGGAGGACGCGCACCCTGCAGTTGCCAGAATCAACTCTGTGATGTGTGAAGTGAACAGAGCCAGAGGCACCCTGATCGCACTGCTCACGGGAGTGAGCAGCAACGAGACCTGCAGGCACCTCTCTTGTGTGCTCTCAGGGCTGATGGCCGATCTGGACGCGTTAGATGTGTGCGGACACACAGAAATCAGAAATTACCGAAGGGAGGTAGTAGAGGATATTAACAAATTACTGAAATACTTGGATTTAGAAGAGGAAGCAGATACTACCTACGCATTTGACCTGGGACAGaatcattccattttaaaaatagaaaaggtcctcaagagaatgagagaaataaaaaatgaacttattCAAGCACAAAGTCCTGAATTGTACCCGAGCTCCAAAACAGAATTGCAGGGTTTGATTGGACAGTTGGATGAGGTAAGTGTTGAAAAGAACCCGTGCATCCGGGAAGCCAGGAGACGAGCAGTGATTGAAGTGCAGACCCTTACCACTTACATCGACCTGAAGGAAGCCCTCGAGAAAAGGAAGCTGTGTGCTTGCGACGAGCACCCATCACATAAGGCGGTCTGGAACATTCTTGGAAACCTGTCCGAGATCCAGGGAGAAGTTCTTTCTTTTGATGGAGACCGAACCGATAAGAACTATGTCCGGCTGGAAGAGCTGCTCACCAAGCAGCTGCTGGCCCTGGATGCTGTCGACCCACAGGGGGAGGAGCGGAGTAAAGCCGCCCGGAAGCAGGCGGTGAAGCTCGCGCAGAACGTCCTCGGCTACCTCGACCTGAAGTCCGATGGGTGGGAGTACTGA